One window of the Brettanomyces bruxellensis chromosome 1, complete sequence genome contains the following:
- the SIT4 gene encoding sporulation-induced protein: protein MARDPDQWLEDIKNCKYLPESDMKVLCERVKDLLMEESNIQPVKSPVTVCGDIHGQFHDLLELFKIAGGFPSDSNMSTNYVFLGDYVDRGYFSLETFTLMMILKVKYPEHITLVRGNHESRQITQVYGFYEECLTKYGSTMVWKYCCQVFDFLTLSAVIDGRILCIHGGLSPEIRMLDQIRVLSRAQEVPHEGGFCDLVWSDPDNVDTWAISPRGAGWLFGAKVAREFNHINNLQLIARAHQLVMEGFRYHFPDKDVVTVWSAPNYCYRCGNVASVMKVDDHLDVNFQIFSAVPDDTLMMNPSKTQKNNNEYFL from the coding sequence ATGGCTCGCGACCCAGACCAATGGCTTGAGGACATTAAAAATTGCAAGTACCTTCCAGAAAGTGATATGAAGGTACTTTGCGAAAGGGTGAAGGATCTTCTTATGGAAGAGTCAAACATTCAGCCAGTGAAATCTCCCGTCACTGTTTGCGGAGATATTCATGGTCAGTTTCACGATCTTTTAGAACTTTTTAAAATAGCTGGAGGTTTCCCATCGGACTCTAACATGAGTACTAATTATGTGTTTCTGGGCGATTATGTAGACCGGGGATACTTCTCTTTAGAAACATTtactttgatgatgatactAAAGGTGAAGTATCCTGAGCATATAACGCTAGTGCGCGGTAATCATGAATCAAGACAGATCACACAAGTTTACGGTTTCTATGAAGAATGTTTAACAAAATACGGATCCACGATGGTGTGGAAATATTGCTGTCAAGtctttgattttcttaCTTTAAGTGCAGTCATTGATGGCCGGATATTATGTATTCATGGAGGATTATCGCCAGAGATCCGCATGCTGGACCAAATTCGTGTTCTTTCTCGGGCCCAGGAGGTTCCTCATGAAGGAGGATTCTGTGATTTAGTGTGGTCTGATCCAGATAATGTCGACACGTGGGCAATCTCACCGAGAGGAGCCGGTTGGCTATTTGGTGCCAAGGTTGCAAGGGAATTCAATCACATAAATAATTTGCAGTTGATAGCGAGAGCCCATCAACTAGTTATGGAAGGTTTTAGGTATCATTTTCCAGATAAAGACGTTGTGACAGTTTGGTCGGCACCAAATTATTGTTATCGATGTGGTAATGTTGCCAGCGTTATGAAAGTGGATGATCACTTGGATGTTAatttccaaatattttcagcaGTTCCGGATGATACTCTAATGATGAATCCATCGAAGACTCAGaagaataataatgaatacTTTTTATGA
- a CDS encoding uncharacterized protein (SECRETED:SignalP(1-20)), protein MKFVRYFIAFSTLCLSTTLSQDSSDKSSEENIMPKCFKPQYEISSSGDIKKISDCQTISGSINIHGYDNELLELGSIRQIKGDLKISNASQVMRIEAPELESIDGSFTLSTLTSLTSASFPKLESVDTLEWKVLPILSSVGLNKGIKKINSIIMSDTSLTGFGGFNVDTLKTLRIDNNRFLERIESSVKEITDELIIAANARNLEVAFPELGWVKVAMIKDTKNLDLGGLQVVQSSAEFIENKFDTLSLPKLKSIGSTLSMINNKKLENADFSSLVEVGGGLMIIKNNNLKEINFFPALKSVGGAIEFEGDINDSSFKRLKIVKGSAIMKSSSSSFDCQKWIDKEVSDVVRGGKIECGSGNSEFTEVIHIDEDGERTGTSTGRNNAKTSDKGRGVHNVHDSTSVATHSFGDTRGLLSIFVACLTIMAAVEISS, encoded by the coding sequence ATGAAGTTCGTCCGCTACTTTATagctttttcaactttatgCTTATCAACAACACTATCACAGGATTCTTCAGACAAAAGTTCTGAAGAAAACATCATGCCAAAATGCTTTAAACCACAATACGAAATTAGCTCTTCGGGtgacatcaaaaaaatcagTGACTGTCAAACAATTTCGGGCAGTATCAATATTCATGGATATGATAACGAGCTTCTAGAACTTGGTTCAATTAGACAAATTAAGGGAGATCTCAAGATATCTAATGCAAGCCAAGTTATGAGAATAGAAGCCCCTGAATTGGAATCAATTGATGGATCTTTTACACTCAGCACTTTGACTTCGCTTACATCGGCCTCTTTCCCAAAGTTAGAATCAGTGGACACCCTTGAATGGAAAGttcttccaattttaaGTTCGGTCGGTCTGAACAAAGgtattaaaaaaatcaaCTCCATTATAATGTCTGATACTTCACTCACGGGATTTGGAGGCTTTAACGTGGACACACTCAAGACACTCAGAATTGACAATAATAGGTTCTTGGAAAGGATCGAGTCGTCAGTAAAAGAAATAACGGACGAATTAATTATTGCAGCAAATGCTAGGAACTTAGAAGTTGCGTTTCCAGAGTTAGGCTGGGTCAAAGTTGCTATGATCAAGGATACAAAGAACTTAGATCTTGGGGGCTTGCAAGTAGTCCAGTCTTCAGCCGAATTCATTGAGAATAAATTCGATACATTAAGTCTTCCTAAACTTAAATCAATTGGGTCCACTTTGAGTATGATAAACAACAAGAAACTTGAGAATGCCGACTTCAGCTCATTAGTTGAAGTGGGTGGAGGCTTGATGATCATCAAAAACAATAATTTAAAGGAAATCAACTTCTTCCCAGCCTTGAAATCAGTTGGTGGTGCCATTGAATTTGAAGGTGATATTAATGACAGCAGCTTTAAAAGACTCAAGATTGTAAAAGGAAGCGCAATAATGAAATCCTCTTCCAGCTCCTTCGATTGTCAAAAATGGATTGACAAAGAGGTTAGTGACGTTGTTAGGGGTGGGAAAATTGAATGTGGGTCCGGAAACTCAGAATTCACTGAAGTGATTCATATTGATGAGGATGGTGAACGTACTGGAACAAGCACCGGTAGAAATAATGCCAAAACTTCCGACAAAGGAAGAGGTGTACACAATGTGCATGATTCCACAAGTGTTGCAACCCATTCATTTGGTGACACAAGAGGGCTTCTCAGTATATTTGTTGCATGCTTGACAATTATGGCAGctgttgaaatttcaagttAG